A single genomic interval of Cucumis sativus cultivar 9930 chromosome 5, Cucumber_9930_V3, whole genome shotgun sequence harbors:
- the LOC101206516 gene encoding probable inactive receptor kinase At3g02880 — protein MARRNIHRHYFSSVLFLVLIICSVAEAELDLAFDMAALVALQKAMGVLSRTRYWNLSDNNPCLWLGVTCSGGRVTELRLPGVGLVGQLPLGLGNLTQLQTLSLRSNMLSGSIPSDFANLRSLRNLYLQWNSFSGEIPPILFSIRSIVRLNLAHNKFVESIPLGFNNLTNLQVLNLEENQLEGFIPDLNIPSLNALNVSFNRLNGSIPSQFSNQPASAFNGNSLCEKPLSPCDGGGKKKLSAGVIAGIVIGSLIAFLIIILILFYLCRRAIRINQPNDAQTTVTTSGRLSSEVETVVGENRGGGNERALVFCRKGEVVFDLEELLKASAEVLGKGSFGSTYTAALDVGITVVVKRLRDVKVSEEEFKEKIESLGMMNHPNLVPIKGFYYGRDEKLLLSDHISSMGSLSVHLHGNKDPSRTSLKWEARAGIALAAAQGITYLHSRRPPISHGNIKSSNILLNRSHTACVSDFGLIQIASPASTPNHVATYRAPEVTDPRKVSLKADVYSFGVVVLELLTGKAPNSAMFNDDAVDLPRWVHSKVKEKKTAEVFDEELLEYKNGLDEMVQLLHLAMLCTAPHPDSRPSMAKVTSRIDEIYHLILLKEQEMSNDKFYDVESTVSQQFYSADSIMVPLPPSI, from the exons ATGGCCCGCCGGAATATCCACCGGCACTATTTTTCATCCGTgctgtttcttgttttgatcATTTGTTCTGTAGCAGAAGCAGAGCTTGATCTTGCCTTCGACATGGCGGCGCTTGTGGCGCTTCAGAAGGCCATGGGTGTTTTGAGCCGGACTCGCTATTGGAACCTCTCTGATAATAATCCATGTTTATGGCTTGGTGTTACTTGCAGCGGCGGGAGGGTTACTGAACTGCGGCTTCCTGGCGTTGGTCTTGTCGGGCAACTTCCGTTAGGGCTTGGAAATTTGACTCAACTTCAAACGCTATCTCTTCGTTCTAACATGCTTTCAGGTTCTATTCCCTCTGATTTTGCAAACCTCCGCTCCCTCCGGAATTTGTACTTGCAATGGAACTCATTTTCCGGCGAGATTCCTCCGATTCTGTTCAGTATTCGTAGTATTGTTCGTCTGAATTTGGCCCACAACAAGTTTGTTGAGTCGATTCCATTAGGTTTCAATAATCTCACGAACTTACAGGTTCTCAATTTGGAAGAGAATCAACTCGAGGGATTTATTCCTGATTTGAACATTCCCTCACTCAACGCTCTCAATGTTTCTTTCAATCGTCTCAACGGCTCAATCCCTTCTCAATTTTCCAATCAACCAGCCAGTGCCTTCAACGGCAACTCCCTCTGCGAGAAGCCGCTGAGCCCTTGCGATGGTGGCgggaagaaaaaattatctGCTGGAGTTATCGCCGGTATTGTCATTGGAAGTTTGATTGCATTCTTGATCATTATTCtgattttgttctatttgtGTCGAAGGGCGATTAGGATTAATCAGCCGAATGATGCTCAGACGACGGTGACAACCTCAGGGAGATTGTCGTCGGAGGTCGAGACTGTGGTGGGGGAAAATAGAGGAGGTGGGAATGAGAGGGCTTTGGTATTCTGTAGGAAAGGAGAAGTGGTGTTTGACTTGGAAGAACTGTTGAAAGCTTCTGCAGAGGTGTTGGGGAAAGGGAGTTTTGGGTCAACTTATACGGCAGCTTTGGATGTGGGGATAACTGTGGTGGTTAAGAGGTTGAGAGATGTCAAAGTTTCAGAAGAGGAGTTCAAGGAGAAGATTGAAAGCTTGGGGATGATGAATCATCCAAACTTAGTTCCTATTAAGGGTTTCTATTATGGCAGAGATGAGAAGCTTCTGCTTTCTGATCATATCTCGTCCATGGGAAGCTTATCTGTACATTTACATG GCAACAAAGATCCTAGTAGGACTTCATTAAAATGGGAAGCAAGGGCTGGCATTGCGCTTGCTGCCGCTCAGGGGATCACGTATCTACATTCTCGACGACCTCCAATCTCTCATGGCAATATAAAGTCTTCAAACATTCTCCTCAACAGGTCCCATACAGCTTGTGTCTCTGACTTCGGTCTCATTCAGATTGCAAGTCCTGCATCCACACCAAACCATGTTGCAACCTACCGTGCCCCCGAAGTCACTGATCCTCGAAAAGTGTCCCTTAAAGCAGATGTTTACAGTTTTGGTGTAGTAGTTCTAGAGCTCTTAACAGGGAAGGCTCCAAACTCGGCAATGTTCAACGACGATGCCGTAGACCTACCACGATGGGTGCATTCGAAAGTCAAGGAGAAGAAGACTGCTGAAGTGTTTGACGAGGAGCTGTTAGAATACAAGAATGGCTTGGATGAAATGGTTCAACTTCTGCATCTTGCCATGTTATGTACAGCGCCACACCCGGATAGTCGACCTTCAATGGCAAAAGTGACAAGTCGGATTGACGAAATATATCATTTGATTTTACTTAAAGAACAAGAGATGAGCAATGACAAGTTTTATGATGTTGAGAGTACTGTTTCTCAGCAGTTTTACTCGGCTGATTCAATCATGGTTCCTCTTCCACCTTCAATCTAG